The Choristoneura fumiferana chromosome 5, NRCan_CFum_1, whole genome shotgun sequence region TTACCCTATctatgcacttgactgtacattcagTGTCAAATATAAGGGAGTGGCCATACGagtagaaataaagaaagaagaagagtgtagaaagtagaattactgattaCTTTTGCGAAACATACGAATATTAGTTGAAATTACTAATATACTTATATGCATTAAAGTAACGTAAAATAAAAAGGCAGTCAGGGTATTTGAGGTTTTCAAGAGAATAATTAACACctcttatataatttattggatcaggcgttactttgcggaggtccatatcaatgaacaaaaaaaaatccttgctcacctgcgaccatACAATAGCTAaccttatgcaaaatatgcgtgttcatgcagttcctccacctccacactgtaagaacgcacacaaatcacacaaacccatctatcaccaccaccacactacactgacgcgtttcgaactcaaccagacctcatcttcagagtgacacaaccgtacaccatgctaccagttgttagactaacgaaccacaaccaacGTTtcaatttgtcactgtaactccccaagtacccacatatattttatgaaacaaaacaaaactacccacaaattatttgatttttttaaccgtccttcaaaactaccttgatttttatttatttactgtcaaggcatgttttattaactaccattgctgaaattagatccaagccgtagcaagggagatgaaactaaatttacctgcttattaataatagaccccatactgttgtatctaattatctccatgcattctaaaacatcgagacgaaaccccttgccataataatgtaacacttcatacacatctgagtccgataaagaatggtttaattccaacaaatgtttggcaaaattcgacttatcaggatgctcattcctatatgccgaaacatgctctttaagtctagcattaaaactgcgacctgcagtcattacaagtgagcttgtatacacccgatctagttcctttatctaccttctctttgtgattagaaagtttagagtacaaagagttgttagtcttaaagccTCCTCTACCTCTTATATCTTATTGAATAGGTTTATCGAATGCTATTGTGCCGAATTGCTCGCAAAAATAATTTCAACACttttaaactttcatttttatattcagGCGATTGAGTGGCACAATAAGGGCAAAGGTTAGGCGTTAATGTAACGCCACGACGAAGGagacagtattttttattgaaaaaaaaatggcatgaAAATTGCCATTTTTTAGATCTTTAATATCCATTTATAACTTTAGATGCCTTTCAGGCGTTCCTCTGTCCATTAAAGATTAAAATCCAAGCACTTTTGTTAACACTTCTAAATatcaatataaattttaatggcTGCACATGTTTTAGTGGACAGCAAGGTAAGATAATTACTAACTACCCTTGGCTGTATAAGTACTGTAAAGAGTTGTGTCATGTCACACggcattatgaataataataaaaaatgattgGTTGATTTAAATCAAAGCTTGCCAAAGGCAAAATATTGCTAAAGGGAAATGTTCAATATTACCTCTCAGTAATTTATTAGTCAAGAACTAAACGTGTTGTCTTTATTCTTCCAGGTacgtcaagggcaaagatatcgacacggcaaaagttgcaaaaatatgtatacacggcttaatgttaagtacataaagtcgtgtaagtttatatacatttttgtaactttggccgtgtcgatatctttgcccttgacagtaggtacttaacttaaaAATCCTAAGCTTCACGGTATTCCAGTATTACATTTTGCAAATCCTATTAACCTCAAATTAATTGAAAGGAAAAACTGTTGGATAACTTAATTAAAGGTTCTTCAACGTGATTCAATTATGTCCGGTTTTCCCCCTTTATTCGACAAAAAATAACCTTCTTGCTGACTTTTAAACATTTAGTGAGTTGTTGGAAGACAAGCTAACTTTATGACTTTGATTTATATTGGTTTTGGTGGCTTGGGATTAGAGCTATTTCTCTGATTGTGGTAAATCAGCTATAAAAATGTCCACAGAGGAAACTATACTTTTACAATGAAATCCTACTTATATTCtgtataataaatacttttggcTTGTTTTTTAGATACTGTGTTTTGATAAGCTGATGCTTGTAACAAATCTTTAACAAcacttcaataaaattaaaggtTTCCGTACAAATGTGTAGTTAcattgaatatccagtgttagcagaggtcctttttagatggttactgacatagacagacagacataaaaaaataataaaatcgttaaaatttacttaaaaatttaGGATGTAAATGGTTTAGATACTTATTTAAACACTattcaaataaatttacaaaatgcCTATCTTAAAACTTACATATTGTgtacctaactaatattataaggtaggtattaaaataattataaaaatagaagCAGAATATTTATTGAATATAACTTGTGTCGATTCTTCATCAGgctgaattatttttatatcgtCCGCTcaaaatcataaataatttaataatgtcaaacataaataatttaataatgtatcTTAGGTTtgacattattaaattatttattatactactAAAATAAAAGTCGTTACGTCACGCAATTGAATAGGATCTTTTAAACGTAGCGTTCCTTTTACTTCTACAAAACTTTCGCTTGAACTTCTTCCTTCCCCTGATTTCTTTGAACTTGTCACTATGTGAGATCATGTCGACTATGTGAGTCCATTtgtcatcagcatcatcagGTGGTCTGTCATTCACTAAGATTATCGGTTTTATAAAACGATGACTCGGTTCCACTGAGATGTTGCTTTTTCTGCTCAACTTTGAAGGGACCCTCGTTAGGTCCTTGTGAATAGATCCGTCAGGCGACTGTGGTCGCGGACTGCTCCGTCCACTAGATTGGCCATCTTTGTTCTTCTCAGCAGCTCTTGCTTCTTCTCTCTCTTTTACGGCCGCAGCGTGGATCGCTGCTTCCAGATCAATGAGCTGAAACAGAAGAAGATCAAGTTTATGGGCTTTGTTGGATATTTGCTGGCATCCTATTACTAAAAATATCGTTTAAGTACTTTTAATTGATGATGTTTGAATAAATCAGATACGTTTTTTCTATCGCACAGATacgaatataattattttttgctattattctttattttatagcaGCGAGATAAAATGACGATAAAACTTAGCGTTGTGTATACCTACATGTGATGAAGTTACGCGATACAAAACAGTTTTTGTCTGGTTTTACTTAAAGTAGcgatttaaataaatcattatgcTAATAAAAGACGCTTTTCTACGTTGTTAGCGCGTTCTCTTCAACACAAAACAGACTCGGATGATAAAATCAGCAGTATATTCCGTTTTAATCCCGAAAGCGTTTTACAATAAGGTTTATTACGAGCAATAGACGCTAAATGTACATTGACTCGCTTGACATTTCGGCAAAATACGGCGAAGCGTACATTACTCCAGTTTGCAGATCGTTAATAGAAATGTTCGGGTTCGTTAGCGAAATGACGATTGAATTAACATTTCTGATTACCGGCTCATAATAAAGTCAATACACCCACGTATGTAATTTGCGGATAGCGTGGAGTTATATTAGGAACGGTTTCAACGAGTTTCTAACGCATTTTAACAAAACACTTTACTACACTGCGTCTAGGATataagattaaattaaaaaaaggaaaacctAAGGTCCTTATCGGATTTGTTTCCATGGTGTTCAAGACCTGGAatttaatttgtgtgtgtttttattagtttaatcCAATCCTTTccgttaaattgaaaataaagatgGATTGCATTGGATTCCATAGTCTATGT contains the following coding sequences:
- the LOC141427789 gene encoding uncharacterized protein, with amino-acid sequence MNSRGNTMNLKLNNDVRSVRRVRVKKLPSTIKEERRRTGRYIAILVGICLLLLAIYHAWVRRIPVVASLVVPALIMFIYVGWVLFSANREKHRLIDLEAAIHAAAVKEREEARAAEKNKDGQSSGRSSPRPQSPDGSIHKDLTRVPSKLSRKSNISVEPSHRFIKPIILVNDRPPDDADDKWTHIVDMISHSDKFKEIRGRKKFKRKFCRSKRNATFKRSYSIA